A genome region from Bufo gargarizans isolate SCDJY-AF-19 chromosome 2, ASM1485885v1, whole genome shotgun sequence includes the following:
- the LOC122925522 gene encoding olfactory receptor 6Q1-like — MDRRNQSLVTEFLLLGFGNLHNLRIVIFIFFLIIHIMALTSNIFVVVLVGVTQNLHSPMYFFLSQLSLSEILFTSNIVPNMLWLILVREGRLSVSRCLSQFYLLSVPSIAQCFLLAAMSFDRHVAICRPLHYATIMTFNHQLQMVTFCWLLGFTFPLSVYIFLSKLEFCRHNIIDHFFCDIAPLLQLSCSSTSSVELVTAVVSFPVLLTPFMFIIVTYISIIQTILKIPSGTGRHKAFSTCSSHLIVVCMYYGTLSSIYIFPPRDNSINLNKGLSVLYTLVTPLFNPVIYSLRNQDIRGAIRKLFKILKQWQKL; from the coding sequence ATGGATAGGAGAAATCAATCACTGGTCACAGAATTTCTCCTCTTAGGATTTGGAAACCTCCACAACCTCCGAATTGTAATTTTCATCTTCTTTTTGATAATCCACATCATGGCTTTAACATCAAACATCTTTGTTGTAGTCTTGGTTGGGGTCACCCAGAACCTCCACTCCCCTATGTACTTCTTTCTCAGTCAGCTGTCCTTGTCTGAGATCCTGTTCACCAGTAACATTGTGCCCAATATGCTATGGTTGATACTAGTGAGAGAAGGACGACTATCAGTGTCCAGGTGTTTATCTCAGTTCTACTTATTGAGTGTTCCCAGCATTGCCCAGTGCTTTTTGTTGGCAGCCATGTCCTTTGATCGGCATGTGGCCATCTGCAGACCATTACACTATGCCACTATTATGACCTTTAACCATCAGCTTCAGATGGTGACCTTCTGCTGGTTGCTGGGCTTCACCTTTCCTCTATCAGTTTACATTTTCTTAAGCAAATTAGAATTCTGCCGCCATAACATCATTGATCATTTTTTCTGTGACATTGCTCCTCTTCTACAATTGTCCTGCTCAAGTACGTCTTCTGTAGAACTGGTCACGGCTGTGGTCTCCTTTCCAGTCCTCTTGACTCCATTCATGTTTATCATAGTCACCTACATTTCCATCATTCAGACCATCCTCAAGATTCCCTCCGGCACTGGAAGACATaaagccttctccacctgcaGCTCCCACCtgattgttgtgtgcatgtactACGGAACGTTGTCATCCATTTATATCTTCCCACCAAGAGATAATTCCATAAATCTGAACAAAGGGCTCTCTGTTCTATACACACTGGTGACTCCATTGTTTAACCCTGTAATTTACAGCTTGAGGAACCAGGATATTAGAGGAGCCATTAGGAAATTGTTTAAAATCTTGAAGCAGTGGCAAAAGTTATAA